A stretch of the Pseudomonas sp. ACM7 genome encodes the following:
- the rpoS gene encoding RNA polymerase sigma factor RpoS — translation MALSKEVPEFDIDDEVLLMETGIGTDSMSNDEGAAPPSVRAKSKHSASLKQHKYIDYTRALDATQLYLNEIGFSPLLSPEEEVHFARLSQSGDPAGRKRMIESNLRLVVKIARRYVNRGLSLLDLIEEGNLGLIRAVEKFDPERGFRFSTYATWWIRQTIERAIMNQTRTIRLPIHVVKELNVYLRAARELTQKLDHEPSPEEIANLLEKPVGEVKRMLGLNERVSSVDVSLGPDSDKTLLDTLTDDRPTDPCELLQDDDLSQSIDQWLSELTDKQREVVIRRFGLRGHESSTLEDVGLEIGLTRERVRQIQVEGLKRLREILEKNGLSSESLFQ, via the coding sequence ATGGCTCTCAGTAAAGAAGTGCCGGAGTTTGACATCGACGATGAGGTTCTCCTGATGGAGACCGGCATCGGTACGGATTCGATGTCGAATGATGAAGGGGCTGCTCCACCTTCCGTTCGTGCCAAATCCAAACACTCCGCCTCGTTAAAGCAACACAAGTACATTGACTACACGCGTGCACTCGATGCCACGCAGCTGTACCTCAATGAGATTGGATTTTCCCCTCTGCTGTCCCCCGAAGAAGAAGTTCATTTTGCGCGCTTGTCGCAAAGTGGAGATCCGGCTGGGCGCAAACGCATGATTGAAAGTAACCTGCGGCTGGTGGTGAAAATCGCCCGGCGTTACGTCAATCGTGGCCTGTCGCTGCTGGACCTGATCGAAGAGGGCAACCTCGGGCTTATCCGGGCAGTAGAGAAGTTCGACCCCGAACGCGGCTTCCGCTTTTCGACCTACGCGACCTGGTGGATTCGTCAGACCATCGAGCGCGCGATCATGAATCAGACCCGGACCATCCGGTTGCCGATTCATGTGGTCAAAGAGCTCAACGTGTACCTGCGGGCTGCACGGGAGCTGACGCAAAAACTCGATCACGAACCCTCGCCCGAAGAAATTGCCAACCTGCTGGAAAAACCAGTGGGAGAGGTCAAGCGCATGCTCGGCCTGAACGAGCGGGTTTCTTCGGTCGACGTCTCGCTGGGTCCGGATTCGGATAAAACCCTGCTGGACACCCTTACCGATGACCGTCCAACCGATCCATGTGAACTGTTGCAGGATGACGACCTGTCCCAGAGCATCGATCAATGGCTCTCGGAGCTGACCGACAAGCAACGCGAAGTGGTGATACGCCGCTTCGGCCTGCGCGGTCACGAGAGCAGCACGCTTGAAGATGTAGGCCTGGAGATTGGCCTGACCCGGGAGCGGGTCAGACAGATTCAGGTTGAAGGCCTGAAGCGTCTTCGGGAGATTCTCGAGAAGAATGGCCTGTCGAGCGAGTCGCTGTTTCAATAA
- the surE gene encoding 5'/3'-nucleotidase SurE: MRILISNDDGVTAPGLAALYAALADYTECVVIAPDQDKSGASSSLTLDRPLHPQTLANGFISLNGTPTDCVHLGLNGLLEREPDMVVSGINLGANLGDDVLYSGTVAAALEGRFLARPSFAFSLVSRQVENLPTAAYFARKLVEAHADLELPPRTVLNVNIPNLPLDHIRGIQLTRLGHRARAAAPMKVVDPRGKSGYWIAAAGDAEDGGPGTDFHAVMQGYVSITPLQLDRTFNDAFRSLDGWLEGLN; this comes from the coding sequence ATGCGTATTCTGATTTCTAACGACGATGGGGTAACCGCACCCGGTCTCGCCGCGCTTTATGCTGCGCTGGCGGATTACACCGAATGCGTGGTTATCGCCCCGGACCAAGACAAAAGCGGCGCCAGCAGCTCGCTGACGCTCGACCGTCCGTTACACCCGCAAACCCTGGCCAACGGCTTTATCAGCCTCAATGGCACACCGACCGATTGCGTGCACCTGGGCCTCAATGGCTTGCTGGAGCGCGAGCCGGACATGGTGGTTTCGGGCATCAACCTGGGTGCCAACCTGGGTGATGACGTGTTGTATTCCGGCACCGTGGCGGCGGCCCTTGAGGGACGTTTCCTGGCGCGGCCTTCGTTTGCCTTTTCGTTGGTCTCACGGCAAGTGGAGAACCTTCCCACAGCTGCGTACTTTGCGCGCAAACTGGTAGAGGCTCACGCGGACCTTGAACTGCCACCGCGTACGGTACTGAACGTGAACATTCCCAATTTGCCGCTGGATCACATCCGCGGTATTCAGCTGACCCGCCTCGGACATCGCGCACGTGCTGCAGCGCCGATGAAAGTGGTCGATCCGCGCGGTAAATCCGGTTACTGGATTGCGGCGGCGGGGGATGCCGAAGACGGCGGCCCGGGCACCGACTTTCATGCGGTGATGCAAGGCTATGTTTCAATCACCCCACTGCAACTGGATCGCACCTTTAATGATGCCTTCAGAAGTCTCGATGGCTGGCTGGAGGGGCTGAACTAA
- the truD gene encoding tRNA pseudouridine(13) synthase TruD — MNELQLLGPRAYGQALGTAVLKATAEDFQVDEVLNIPLSGDGEHLWIWVEKRGLNTEEAARRIAKAAGVPLRTVSYAGLKDRQALTRQWFSVQLPGKADPDLSAAENDTLKILKTGRHKRKLQRGAHSANGFTLRLTQFAGDKAAIDERLQLIAKQGIPNYFGAQRFGFDGGNVVDARAWAARKALPEQRNVRSRLLSTARSFLFNQVLAARVADGSWQRAQVGDLLAFTDSRSFFPAGEAECSDPRLAILDLHPTGPQWGEGDSPATGAVHELEQAIATREADLRDWLINAGMSHERRILRLPIGGLTWHYPEPDILQLEFVLPAGCFATVLVRELVDLVPVGQTDSPCVF, encoded by the coding sequence ATGAACGAACTGCAATTGCTCGGCCCGCGGGCCTATGGCCAAGCCCTCGGCACCGCGGTACTGAAAGCCACGGCGGAAGATTTTCAGGTCGATGAAGTCCTCAATATCCCCCTCAGTGGCGATGGCGAACACTTGTGGATCTGGGTGGAAAAGCGCGGTCTGAATACCGAAGAAGCGGCACGGCGGATCGCCAAGGCGGCGGGCGTGCCATTGCGCACCGTCAGTTACGCGGGCCTCAAGGATCGTCAGGCGCTGACTCGTCAGTGGTTCAGCGTGCAGCTGCCGGGCAAGGCTGATCCTGATCTGTCGGCGGCGGAAAACGATACGCTGAAGATCCTCAAGACCGGCCGACACAAACGCAAGCTGCAACGCGGTGCTCACTCGGCCAATGGCTTCACATTGCGACTGACGCAATTCGCTGGCGACAAAGCGGCGATCGACGAGCGACTGCAACTGATCGCCAAGCAAGGTATTCCCAATTATTTCGGCGCCCAGCGTTTTGGGTTTGACGGCGGTAACGTGGTCGATGCCCGTGCCTGGGCGGCGCGTAAAGCCTTGCCGGAGCAGCGCAACGTGCGTTCGCGTTTGCTCTCTACGGCGCGCAGTTTTCTGTTTAATCAGGTGTTGGCGGCGCGTGTCGCCGATGGCAGCTGGCAGCGTGCCCAGGTTGGCGATTTGCTGGCCTTCACCGACAGCCGCAGCTTCTTTCCGGCAGGTGAAGCCGAGTGCAGCGACCCGCGTCTGGCGATTCTCGATCTGCACCCGACCGGTCCGCAGTGGGGCGAAGGTGACTCGCCGGCCACTGGCGCTGTCCATGAACTGGAGCAGGCAATCGCCACTCGCGAAGCGGACTTGCGTGATTGGTTGATTAACGCCGGTATGAGCCACGAACGTCGCATCCTGCGGCTGCCCATTGGTGGGTTGACGTGGCATTATCCCGAGCCTGACATTCTGCAACTGGAATTCGTCCTCCCGGCCGGATGCTTCGCCACCGTATTGGTGCGCGAGCTCGTTGATCTGGTGCCGGTGGGGCAGACGGACAGCCCATGCGTATTCTGA
- a CDS encoding phage holin family protein has product MTNEQQALLDMPIWLVIVLALVGGVSGEMWRADKEGARGWSLLRRLALRSGACMVCGVSAIMLLYAAGVSIWTACAFGCLTAMAGADVAIGLYERWAAKRIGVCEVPPRDTRQDH; this is encoded by the coding sequence ATGACAAACGAGCAACAAGCGTTGCTGGACATGCCGATCTGGCTCGTCATCGTCCTCGCCCTGGTGGGCGGGGTGTCCGGCGAAATGTGGCGCGCCGACAAGGAGGGCGCCCGCGGCTGGTCATTGCTGCGGCGTCTGGCCTTGCGATCCGGGGCCTGCATGGTCTGCGGGGTCTCGGCCATCATGCTGCTGTATGCCGCCGGCGTGTCGATCTGGACGGCTTGCGCGTTCGGTTGCCTTACGGCGATGGCCGGGGCAGATGTTGCCATTGGCCTTTATGAACGTTGGGCAGCCAAGCGGATTGGCGTTTGCGAAGTGCCGCCGCGAGATACCCGCCAGGACCACTGA
- a CDS encoding DUF2635 domain-containing protein gives MSKRITVLPAPGRAVPDPEAGDLLPLEGREVPDNAWWRRRLADGDITTKAVKAAKPQGAK, from the coding sequence ATGAGCAAACGCATCACCGTGCTGCCGGCCCCAGGCCGCGCCGTGCCGGACCCGGAAGCGGGCGATCTGTTGCCCCTCGAGGGCCGTGAAGTGCCGGACAACGCCTGGTGGCGTCGACGTCTGGCCGATGGCGATATCACTACCAAAGCCGTGAAAGCGGCGAAACCACAGGGAGCCAAATAA
- the ispF gene encoding 2-C-methyl-D-erythritol 2,4-cyclodiphosphate synthase, with translation MRIGHGYDVHRFAEGDFITLGGVRIAHGFGLLAHSDGDVLLHALSDALLGAAALGDIGKHFPDTDPTFKGADSRVLLRHVVALIHAKGWKVGNVDNTIVAQAPKMAPHIESMRALIAADLQVELDQVNVKATTTEKLGFVGREEGIAVHSVALLLRA, from the coding sequence ATGCGTATTGGCCACGGCTATGATGTGCACCGTTTCGCTGAAGGCGATTTCATTACTCTGGGCGGCGTGCGCATTGCACACGGCTTCGGGCTGCTCGCTCACTCCGACGGTGACGTCCTGCTGCACGCCTTGAGCGATGCCTTGCTCGGCGCCGCTGCGCTGGGTGATATAGGCAAACATTTCCCGGACACCGACCCGACATTCAAGGGCGCCGACAGCCGTGTGCTGTTGCGTCATGTCGTCGCACTGATCCACGCCAAGGGCTGGAAAGTCGGCAACGTCGATAACACCATCGTCGCCCAGGCGCCGAAAATGGCCCCGCATATCGAATCGATGCGCGCGCTGATTGCCGCGGATCTTCAAGTTGAGTTGGATCAAGTGAACGTGAAAGCTACCACCACCGAAAAGCTCGGCTTTGTCGGTCGCGAAGAAGGCATTGCCGTGCATTCCGTTGCCTTGTTGCTGCGCGCATGA
- the fdxA gene encoding ferredoxin FdxA, with translation MTFVVTDNCIKCKYTDCVEVCPVDCFYEGPNFLVIHPDECIDCALCEPECPAVAIFSEDEVPEDMQQFIQLNVELAEIWPNITEKKESLPDAEEWDGVKGKIKDLER, from the coding sequence ATGACCTTCGTCGTCACCGACAACTGCATCAAGTGCAAGTACACCGACTGCGTAGAAGTCTGTCCGGTGGACTGCTTTTACGAAGGCCCGAACTTCCTGGTGATTCACCCGGATGAGTGCATCGACTGCGCACTGTGCGAACCAGAATGCCCTGCCGTGGCCATCTTCTCCGAAGATGAAGTCCCGGAAGACATGCAGCAATTCATTCAGCTGAACGTTGAGCTGGCGGAAATCTGGCCCAACATTACCGAGAAGAAAGAATCGTTGCCCGATGCCGAAGAGTGGGATGGCGTCAAAGGCAAGATCAAAGATCTCGAACGCTGA
- a CDS encoding DUF642 domain-containing protein, whose product MNGLKKIIAPLMLALALVGLAGSATAANLLVNGSFEQPGCSDSCVLDTTVKANFITGWTTFLSGAEYFNMRASIPGSAAAEGAVIVDLANNVYSNGGGIQQNFATVIGAKYRLTFSMGNSMYANRSGDGVVQVKVAGQTALFNTPTVKGGVVEWNTVTYDFTATTNQTTLAFSNEQNPYVNFAFIDNVIVEKL is encoded by the coding sequence ATGAACGGACTCAAGAAAATCATTGCCCCGCTGATGTTGGCTTTGGCCCTTGTCGGCCTTGCTGGCAGTGCCACCGCGGCGAACCTCCTGGTCAACGGCAGCTTTGAACAACCCGGCTGCAGCGACAGCTGCGTGCTGGACACGACGGTGAAAGCCAACTTCATCACGGGCTGGACGACCTTTCTGTCGGGTGCCGAGTATTTCAACATGCGCGCTTCGATCCCTGGATCTGCGGCAGCGGAAGGCGCAGTGATCGTCGATCTGGCTAACAACGTTTACAGCAATGGTGGCGGGATTCAGCAGAACTTTGCCACCGTGATAGGGGCCAAGTACCGATTGACTTTCAGCATGGGCAATTCGATGTACGCCAACCGATCCGGCGATGGTGTCGTGCAAGTGAAAGTGGCCGGTCAGACCGCGCTCTTCAACACACCAACGGTCAAGGGTGGCGTCGTCGAGTGGAATACCGTGACTTATGACTTCACTGCTACCACGAATCAAACAACCCTGGCCTTTTCCAACGAGCAGAACCCGTACGTCAACTTCGCTTTCATCGACAACGTGATCGTTGAAAAGCTGTAG
- a CDS encoding XRE family transcriptional regulator yields MQKRNVSTVLRALLDQHGISPTELHRRTGVPQSTLSRILGGKIVDPSDKHISKIAEYFAVSTDQLRGRADVAPAASTGRDQLHSELKDISLWDDDTPVDDDEVSVPFLREVELAAGSGRFVIEESERSSLRFGKRSLRHNGVQFDQAKCVTVRGNSMLPVLRDGATVGVNAGKCGIGDIVDGDLYAINHNGQMRVKQLYRLPTGIRLRSFNRDEHPDEDYTFQEIQEEQIVILGHVFWWGMYAR; encoded by the coding sequence ATGCAAAAACGCAATGTTTCTACCGTCTTAAGAGCGCTGCTCGATCAACACGGGATCTCCCCCACGGAGCTTCACCGTCGCACCGGCGTGCCTCAATCCACTCTCTCGCGGATCCTCGGCGGGAAGATCGTCGATCCCTCGGATAAACACATCTCGAAGATCGCCGAGTACTTCGCCGTGAGCACCGACCAGTTGCGGGGCCGTGCGGATGTCGCGCCGGCAGCCAGCACCGGGCGCGATCAATTGCATTCGGAACTCAAGGACATAAGTCTGTGGGACGACGATACGCCCGTCGATGATGACGAGGTATCAGTCCCCTTTCTTCGCGAGGTTGAATTGGCTGCAGGATCAGGAAGGTTCGTCATCGAAGAGAGCGAACGCTCTAGCCTGCGCTTCGGCAAGCGGAGTCTGCGCCACAACGGCGTGCAGTTCGACCAGGCCAAATGCGTGACGGTGCGCGGCAACAGTATGTTGCCGGTACTGCGCGACGGCGCCACCGTCGGCGTTAATGCCGGCAAGTGCGGGATCGGCGATATCGTGGATGGCGACCTTTATGCCATTAACCATAACGGCCAGATGCGGGTGAAACAGCTTTATCGCCTGCCTACCGGGATACGCCTGCGCAGCTTCAATCGCGATGAACATCCGGACGAGGACTACACCTTCCAGGAAATCCAGGAAGAGCAGATTGTCATCCTCGGTCACGTCTTCTGGTGGGGCATGTACGCCCGATAA
- a CDS encoding protein-L-isoaspartate(D-aspartate) O-methyltransferase, translating to MTSQRTRERLIQRLYEEGICNAKVLEVIRRTPRHLFVDEALAHRAYEDTALPIGNNQTISQPYMVARMSELLLEAGPLDKVMEIGTGSGYQTAVLSQLVERVFSVERIKVLQDRAKERLVELNLRNVVFRWGDGWEGWPALAPYNGIIVTAVATDVPQALLDQLAPGGRLVIPVGSGEVQQLMLIIREEQGFSRRVLGAVRFVPLLNGPLA from the coding sequence ATGACCTCACAACGGACCCGTGAGCGCCTTATTCAGCGCCTGTATGAAGAGGGAATTTGCAACGCCAAGGTGCTGGAAGTCATTCGCCGTACACCGCGTCACCTGTTCGTCGACGAGGCGCTGGCTCACCGTGCCTACGAAGACACGGCGCTGCCGATCGGCAATAACCAGACCATCTCGCAGCCTTATATGGTGGCTCGCATGAGCGAGCTGCTGCTGGAGGCAGGTCCTCTCGACAAGGTGATGGAAATCGGCACCGGCTCGGGCTACCAGACTGCGGTGTTGTCGCAACTGGTCGAGCGAGTATTTTCCGTCGAGCGCATCAAGGTTCTGCAGGATCGGGCCAAGGAACGCCTGGTGGAACTGAACCTGCGCAACGTGGTTTTCCGCTGGGGTGATGGTTGGGAAGGCTGGCCGGCGCTGGCGCCGTACAACGGCATTATCGTGACCGCGGTGGCGACCGATGTACCTCAGGCGCTGCTTGATCAATTGGCGCCGGGAGGGCGGCTGGTGATCCCGGTCGGATCGGGTGAGGTTCAACAATTGATGCTGATCATCCGGGAAGAGCAGGGCTTTTCCAGGCGTGTTCTGGGGGCTGTTCGCTTCGTCCCGTTACTCAATGGGCCGCTCGCCTGA
- the mutS gene encoding DNA mismatch repair protein MutS gives MNKALSDLSSHTPMMQQYWRLKHQHPDQLMFYRMGDFYEIFYEDAKKAAKLLDITLTARGQSAGQAIPMCGIPYHAAEGYLAKLVKLGESVVICEQVGDPATSKGPVDRQVVRIITPGTVSDEALLDERRDNLIAAVLGDERLFGLAVLDITSGNFTVLEIKGWENLLAELERVNPVELMIPDDWPKDLPAEKRRGVRRRAPWDFERDSALKSLCQQFSTQDLKGFGCENLTLAIGAAGCLLSYAKETQRTALPHLRSLRHERLDDTVVLDGASRRNLELDTNLAGGRDNTLQSVVDRCQTAMGSRLLTRWLNRPLRDLTVLLARQTSITCLLDGYRFEKLQPQLKEIGDIERILARIGLRNARPRDLARLRDALGALPELQVAMTELEAPHIIQLAKTTSTYPELAALLEKAIIDNPPAVIRDGGVLKTGYDAELDDLQSLSENAGQFLIDLEAREKARTGLSHLKVGYNRIHGYFIELPSKQAESAPADYIRRQTLKGAERFITPELKAFEDKALSAKSRALAREKMLYEALLEDLIAQLPPLQDTAAALAELDVLTNLAERALNLDLNCPRFVSEPCMRISQGRHPVVEQVLTTPFVANDLSLDDNTRMLVITGPNMGGKSTYMRQTALIVLLAHIGSFVPAASCELSLVDRIFTRIGSSDDLAGGRSTFMVEMSETANILHNATERSLVLMDEVGRGTSTFDGLSLAWAAAERLAHLRAYTLFATHYFELTVLPEAQPLVANVHLNATEHNERIVFLHHVLPGPASQSYGLAVAQLAGVPSEVIVRAREHLGRLEATALPHEVPKTAKGKPAAPQQSDMFASLPHPVLDDLAKLDLDDMTPRRALEMLYTLKTRI, from the coding sequence ATGAATAAAGCGCTCTCCGATCTGTCCTCCCACACGCCAATGATGCAGCAGTACTGGCGCCTGAAACACCAGCACCCAGACCAGCTGATGTTTTATCGCATGGGCGACTTCTACGAGATCTTCTACGAAGACGCGAAGAAAGCCGCCAAATTGCTGGACATCACCCTGACCGCCCGTGGGCAGTCGGCAGGTCAGGCGATTCCCATGTGTGGGATTCCTTACCACGCCGCGGAAGGTTACCTGGCGAAACTGGTCAAGCTCGGCGAGTCGGTGGTGATCTGTGAGCAGGTCGGCGACCCGGCGACCAGCAAGGGCCCGGTGGATCGTCAGGTGGTGCGGATCATCACGCCGGGTACGGTCAGTGACGAAGCGCTGCTGGATGAGCGTCGGGATAACCTGATCGCAGCGGTCCTGGGTGACGAGCGTCTGTTCGGCCTCGCGGTTCTGGATATCACCAGCGGCAACTTCACCGTGCTGGAGATCAAGGGCTGGGAAAATTTGCTGGCGGAACTGGAGCGGGTCAATCCGGTAGAGCTGATGATTCCGGACGACTGGCCGAAGGATCTGCCGGCGGAGAAACGTCGTGGGGTTCGTCGCCGTGCGCCGTGGGATTTCGAGCGTGACTCGGCACTGAAAAGTCTTTGCCAACAATTCTCGACCCAGGACTTGAAAGGTTTCGGTTGCGAGAACCTGACCCTGGCCATCGGCGCCGCCGGTTGCCTGCTCAGCTACGCCAAGGAAACCCAGCGCACCGCCCTGCCCCATTTGCGCAGCCTGCGTCATGAACGCCTGGACGACACCGTGGTGCTGGACGGCGCGAGCCGTCGCAACCTGGAACTGGACACTAACCTGGCTGGCGGTCGCGACAACACGTTGCAATCGGTGGTCGATCGCTGCCAGACCGCCATGGGCAGCCGTCTGCTGACCCGCTGGCTGAACCGTCCGCTGCGGGATTTGACCGTATTGCTGGCGCGCCAGACCTCGATTACCTGCCTGCTCGACGGTTACCGCTTCGAGAAACTGCAACCGCAGCTCAAGGAGATCGGCGACATCGAGCGGATCCTGGCGCGGATCGGCCTGCGCAATGCCCGTCCTCGTGACCTGGCTCGCCTGCGCGATGCGCTGGGTGCATTGCCTGAGTTGCAGGTTGCGATGACCGAGCTGGAAGCTCCGCACATTATTCAACTGGCGAAGACCACCAGCACCTACCCGGAACTGGCGGCCCTGCTGGAAAAAGCCATCATCGACAACCCGCCAGCAGTCATCCGTGACGGCGGCGTGTTGAAAACCGGCTACGACGCCGAGTTGGACGATTTGCAATCGCTCAGCGAGAACGCCGGGCAGTTCCTGATCGACCTCGAAGCACGCGAGAAGGCCCGTACCGGTCTGTCACACCTGAAAGTCGGTTACAACCGCATTCATGGCTACTTCATCGAGTTGCCAAGCAAGCAGGCTGAGTCGGCGCCGGCAGACTATATCCGTCGCCAGACGCTGAAAGGTGCCGAGCGCTTCATTACGCCGGAATTGAAGGCGTTCGAAGACAAGGCGCTGTCAGCGAAGAGCCGCGCCCTGGCGCGCGAGAAGATGCTCTACGAAGCACTGCTCGAAGATTTGATCGCCCAGTTGCCACCGCTGCAAGACACCGCCGCGGCACTGGCCGAGCTGGACGTGCTGACCAACCTTGCCGAACGTGCACTGAACCTCGATCTGAACTGCCCGCGCTTCGTCAGTGAGCCGTGCATGCGCATCAGCCAGGGTCGTCACCCGGTGGTCGAGCAAGTGCTGACCACGCCGTTCGTGGCCAACGACTTGAGCCTCGACGACAACACCCGCATGCTGGTGATCACCGGTCCGAACATGGGCGGTAAATCCACCTACATGCGCCAGACCGCTCTGATCGTGCTGCTGGCACACATCGGCAGCTTCGTGCCGGCAGCCAGTTGCGAGTTGTCTCTGGTGGACCGGATCTTTACCCGGATCGGTTCCAGCGATGACCTGGCCGGCGGGCGCTCGACCTTCATGGTCGAAATGAGCGAAACCGCGAACATTCTGCACAACGCCACCGAGCGCAGCCTGGTGTTGATGGACGAAGTCGGTCGCGGCACCAGCACCTTTGACGGTCTGTCCCTAGCGTGGGCTGCCGCCGAGCGCCTGGCGCATCTGCGAGCTTATACGCTGTTCGCAACCCACTACTTCGAGCTGACCGTATTGCCGGAAGCCCAACCGCTGGTGGCGAACGTCCACCTCAACGCTACCGAGCACAACGAACGCATCGTGTTCCTGCACCACGTGCTGCCAGGGCCTGCCAGCCAGAGCTACGGCCTTGCGGTTGCGCAGTTGGCCGGTGTGCCGAGCGAAGTGATCGTGCGCGCTCGCGAACACCTGGGCCGGTTGGAAGCGACCGCCCTGCCTCATGAAGTTCCCAAGACTGCCAAAGGCAAACCGGCCGCGCCGCAGCAGAGCGACATGTTCGCCAGCCTGCCGCATCCGGTGCTGGATGATCTGGCCAAACTTGATCTGGACGACATGACACCGCGTCGGGCGCTAGAAATGCTCTATACACTAAAGACACGGATCTAA
- a CDS encoding peptidoglycan DD-metalloendopeptidase family protein gives MSLTVIAQRMGKTSFQRLVTGLVLSTLLVGCSSNKSSDVRVVDRNNAVAQRPAVTTGQYVVRPKDTLFSIAFRYGWDYKALAARNNIPTPYTIHPGQTIRFDGRTGSTPTPVVSAADSTPSSSLKTTVIRRQANGATTSTAVVAPSVASKPTPAPMPPAGPAPTGWGWPSNGILIGKFSSNGSLNKGIDIAGDLGQPVLAASDGTVVYAGSGLRGYGELVIIKHSDTYVSAYGHNRRLLVREGQQVKVGQTIAEMGSTGTDRVKLHFEIRRQGKPVDPLQFLPRR, from the coding sequence GTGAGTCTCACAGTCATTGCGCAGCGAATGGGTAAAACGAGCTTTCAGCGCCTGGTGACTGGCCTTGTCTTGAGCACCTTGCTGGTCGGTTGCTCCAGCAACAAGTCGAGTGATGTACGCGTCGTCGATCGCAATAACGCCGTCGCGCAGCGTCCGGCAGTGACCACGGGTCAATACGTCGTTCGACCTAAAGACACCTTGTTCTCCATTGCCTTTCGCTACGGCTGGGACTACAAAGCCCTCGCTGCACGCAACAACATTCCTACGCCTTATACGATCCATCCGGGTCAGACGATTCGCTTTGACGGTCGCACCGGCTCAACGCCGACGCCGGTGGTCAGCGCCGCCGATTCAACGCCTTCTTCGTCGCTGAAAACCACGGTTATCCGGCGCCAGGCGAATGGCGCAACTACGAGCACAGCAGTGGTTGCACCGTCCGTCGCCAGCAAGCCGACCCCTGCTCCGATGCCTCCTGCCGGTCCGGCCCCGACCGGCTGGGGGTGGCCATCTAATGGCATTCTTATTGGAAAATTCTCTTCAAACGGCAGTTTGAATAAAGGAATTGATATCGCTGGGGATTTGGGACAGCCTGTTTTAGCTGCGTCTGATGGGACGGTGGTATACGCCGGGAGTGGCTTAAGGGGCTACGGCGAATTAGTCATCATCAAACACAGCGATACCTACGTAAGTGCCTACGGACATAACCGCAGGCTGTTGGTTCGGGAGGGGCAGCAGGTCAAAGTCGGACAGACAATTGCCGAAATGGGGTCAACAGGTACAGACCGGGTGAAGCTGCATTTTGAGATTCGCCGACAAGGTAAACCTGTAGATCCGCTGCAATTCCTTCCACGTCGTTGA